TTCAAGGAGACCCTCCCCGAAGACAAGCGCCAGGCCCTCCCCGCCCACGTCCTCCTCCTCAACTACCGCCTGGTACTCCGCGAGCCCGTCTTCCTCGTCCACGCCTTCGTCTATGGCCTTGCCTTCGCCTGCATGTTCTCCTACATCTCGGCTTCGCCTCTGGTGTTCATGGACGAGATGCACGTCCCCCAGCATCTCTACACCCTCCTCTTCGCCTGCACGGCGGGCTCCCAGATGCTCGGAGCCTTCACCAGCGGCCTCCTCAGCAAACGCCATCACTCCGGCCGCAGCACCATCCGCTTCGGCCTCATCCTCCTGACCGTCGCTTCAGCCCTGGCAATCATTCTGCAGAGCATTGGCCTCGAGCGGCCCATCTATCTCATGCTCCCGATGATGCTCGTCCTCTTCGCCTTCGGCATCATCGCGCCCTCGGCAACCCTCGGCGCACTCGAACCCATCCCCCACGTCGCTGGAGCAGGCAGCGGAGCCATCCGCAGCCTGCAGATGATCCTCGGTTCGGCCTCCAGCGCCATCCTCGCCTGGATCTGCGCCCGCCCTCACGTCGATCCGGCCATCGCCATGACCGCCACCATGGCCGTCACCGCCCTGATCGCCCTCACCCTCTTTTTGACCACTCTCCGCGCGCCTGCAAGCTCTCCCGCCGCCCACCTCACCGCGAAGTAATCCCGCCCCGGCAGCCTCCGCCCGCGACACCAAAGTAATCATTTCGAGCCTGCACGCTCACAAATAGGCCAACCGCCCTAGAAGCAACGGCGGGCAATTGTCTGTGTCCGCGCGAAGTACTTAACTTTATTATGTATTCACGCACTCGTAACGTTACCTGACACTCACAGGACTCCGCCTCGCCCCAGCAGAGCTGTCTCCTGCGTGGCTCCTACCCAACTGTTTTTCAGAAGAGGAGACCCATCGATGCGCTTTTGTAACGCCCTTCTCACCGCCGCCTGCTTCGTTCTTCTACTCGCACTCCCCCTCACCGCCCAGACCTTCGACACCTCCATCACCGGGACCGTAACGGACAGCTCCGGAGCCGTTCTCCCCGGAGCTACCGTCACCGTCACCTCCCCGTCCACCGGCCTCACCAAGACAGCAGTCAGCGGAGCCAGCGGCCAGTATTCCGTGACCTATCTCACCCCCGGTTCCTATACCGTCACCATCGCCGCCACGGGATTCGGTTCCAAGGTACAGAAGGGCCTCGAACTCCAGATCAACCAGCAGGCGAAGTTCGACACCTCCCTCAGCATCTCCTCCCAGGGTCAGGTGGTCGAAATCACCAGCCAGCAGCCGCTCATCCAGGCTGAGGACGCCTCGCTGGGAGCCGTTATCGACAGCGACCGCGCCGTGAACCTGCCGCTCAACGGACGCAGGTTCAACGACCTCGCCATCCTCACGCCCGGCGTTGTCGTCTCCAATCCCGATGACCACTCCTCGAGCACCAACGGTTCCACCATCTCGTCCAATGGCGGCCGCAACATCTGGGGGCAGATCAACGTAGACGGCGTCACC
This genomic window from Granulicella sibirica contains:
- a CDS encoding multidrug effflux MFS transporter, whose translation is MKKHAFSFTLLLAAISALTSLAIDMGLPAMPAIESRFALAPGRGALTLSVFLAGFALTPLFGGPLSDRLGRRPVLIAGLAVFAASALACSTVPGFHELLLARLLQGSAAGVCVSLPLAIIRDSLDGHAARNAMSQVTTVLGVVPLLAPITGSWVMLIANWRYIYVTQATLAAVLLTVVALTFKETLPEDKRQALPAHVLLLNYRLVLREPVFLVHAFVYGLAFACMFSYISASPLVFMDEMHVPQHLYTLLFACTAGSQMLGAFTSGLLSKRHHSGRSTIRFGLILLTVASALAIILQSIGLERPIYLMLPMMLVLFAFGIIAPSATLGALEPIPHVAGAGSGAIRSLQMILGSASSAILAWICARPHVDPAIAMTATMAVTALIALTLFLTTLRAPASSPAAHLTAK